A stretch of Aureispira sp. CCB-E DNA encodes these proteins:
- a CDS encoding WG repeat-containing protein gives MKKIIDFDQQHYFAQNQKGKWGFCLAGGRAVVAMQYDTLLALDRIHFNPKDYSMQYTHTNYLIGKKGAEQLLLNLKGETLLKANGIMPRLMGDVVLVRIGTSWGLAKTDGKFLLSASCSEIEWYNDVLALKYEGKWKLFNPQHKNQTLTTSYSTVQEVVNNTRYNQKETFLLVQQDDKWGVLNENLKPIIPIEKEQLKPIVTVNKYSKKKTQFLVKEKNLWGVVDIDNKSILEVAYAQIDLVQWSRTTLNIAQQPLFVVTKNGKRGILNQEGTVVLPINYDAIDFKKEHFDGVFEIKKENTTSQVQWDGYQIVEMSMKP, from the coding sequence ATGAAAAAAATAATTGATTTTGATCAGCAGCATTATTTTGCACAAAATCAAAAGGGGAAATGGGGCTTTTGTTTGGCAGGCGGTCGAGCTGTTGTTGCAATGCAATACGATACTTTATTGGCACTAGATAGAATCCATTTTAACCCCAAAGATTATTCAATGCAATATACGCATACGAACTATTTGATAGGAAAAAAAGGAGCTGAGCAACTGCTATTGAATTTGAAAGGCGAAACGCTGTTAAAAGCCAATGGTATTATGCCTCGTTTGATGGGAGATGTTGTGTTGGTGCGGATAGGAACCTCTTGGGGGCTGGCAAAAACAGATGGAAAATTTTTGCTATCTGCCAGTTGTTCAGAAATTGAATGGTACAATGATGTTTTGGCATTAAAATATGAAGGTAAATGGAAGTTATTTAATCCCCAACACAAAAATCAGACATTAACTACATCGTACAGTACGGTACAGGAGGTGGTTAATAATACAAGGTATAATCAAAAAGAAACTTTTTTATTGGTTCAGCAAGATGATAAATGGGGCGTATTGAATGAGAATTTGAAGCCAATTATTCCGATTGAAAAAGAGCAACTGAAGCCGATTGTAACGGTGAATAAATATTCTAAAAAGAAGACACAATTTTTAGTTAAGGAAAAAAACCTATGGGGGGTAGTGGATATTGATAATAAATCAATCTTAGAGGTGGCATATGCTCAAATTGATTTGGTACAATGGTCTAGGACAACATTAAATATAGCACAGCAGCCTTTGTTTGTCGTTACTAAAAATGGAAAAAGAGGAATATTGAATCAAGAAGGAACAGTTGTTTTGCCGATTAATTATGATGCAATAGACTTCAAAAAAGAGCATTTTGATGGTGTTTTTGAAATTAAAAAAGAAAATACCACCAGCCAAGTACAATGGGATGGTTATCAAATAGTAGAAATGAGTATGAAGCCTTAA
- a CDS encoding YgiQ family radical SAM protein codes for MQDQHQITDWLPTTKKEVEKRGWEELDVILFSGDAYVDHPAFGAAVIGRIIESMGFKVAIVPQPNWQDDWRDFKKLGKPRLFFGVTSGCMDSMVNHYTANRRRRSTDAYSPGGKSGFRPDYTTTVYTKILKEIYPDVPVMIGGIEASLRRVTHYDYWKDELLPTILESSQADILVYGMGEQPLRDLVTLLDKGVPFSSLKTIAQTAFLVDKGNLPKNKNWKDKILHSHEVCLQDKKSFASNFKFIEQESNNLNAKRLLQDVGDKTLVINPPYQTMTETEIDASFDLPYTRKPHPKYKKRGAIPAYEMIKFSVNMHRGCFGGCSFCTISAHQGKFIASRSKESILKEVEHITQDDDFKGYISDLGGPSANMYRMKGKVQAICDKCISPSCISPTICSNLDTSHAPMTEIYRAVDEHPKVKKAFIGSGIRYDMLVPEFNKNADVADLEEYSEQLITRHVSGRLKVAPEHTSDNVLKIMRKPSFKHFHSFKKMFDRINSKHDLKQQLIPYFISSHPGCELEDMANLAAETKDMGFQLEQVQDFTPTPMTVATIIYYSGYHPYTLQPTFTPKAEDEKRDQHRFFFWYKQENHRWIKNVLSKANRQDLINQLLSSAAPKGSSPKNRKGPKGRNNKAYKKNFHKKKKRNSTLSRKNDH; via the coding sequence ATGCAAGACCAACATCAAATAACAGATTGGCTACCAACTACTAAAAAAGAAGTTGAGAAACGAGGGTGGGAAGAACTGGATGTCATCTTATTTAGTGGAGATGCCTATGTGGATCATCCTGCATTTGGCGCGGCCGTTATAGGGCGAATTATCGAAAGCATGGGCTTCAAAGTAGCCATTGTTCCTCAACCGAATTGGCAAGATGATTGGCGTGATTTTAAAAAATTGGGCAAGCCAAGATTGTTTTTTGGAGTAACATCGGGATGTATGGATTCTATGGTCAATCATTATACTGCCAATCGCCGTAGACGCTCTACCGATGCTTATAGTCCAGGGGGGAAAAGTGGCTTTAGACCAGACTACACAACAACTGTTTATACCAAAATTCTCAAAGAAATTTACCCTGATGTGCCTGTTATGATTGGAGGTATCGAAGCCTCTTTGCGTCGGGTAACACATTACGACTATTGGAAAGATGAGTTATTGCCAACAATTTTAGAAAGTTCACAAGCCGACATCTTGGTGTATGGCATGGGAGAACAACCCCTACGGGACTTGGTTACTTTATTGGATAAGGGAGTGCCTTTTTCGTCCTTGAAAACAATTGCTCAAACAGCATTCTTAGTTGACAAAGGAAATTTACCTAAAAATAAAAATTGGAAAGATAAAATCTTGCATTCACACGAAGTTTGCTTGCAGGACAAAAAATCCTTTGCCAGTAATTTTAAATTTATAGAACAAGAATCCAATAACCTAAATGCGAAACGTCTGTTGCAAGATGTTGGGGACAAAACCTTGGTCATTAATCCTCCTTACCAGACCATGACCGAAACAGAAATAGATGCTTCTTTCGATTTGCCGTATACGCGCAAACCACATCCTAAATACAAGAAGAGAGGCGCTATACCTGCCTACGAAATGATTAAATTTTCGGTTAATATGCATAGAGGTTGTTTTGGTGGTTGTAGTTTTTGTACAATTTCAGCACACCAAGGCAAGTTTATAGCAAGCCGATCTAAGGAGTCGATCTTAAAAGAGGTTGAACATATTACACAAGACGATGATTTTAAAGGATACATTAGTGATTTGGGAGGGCCTTCTGCCAATATGTATCGGATGAAAGGAAAGGTACAAGCAATTTGTGACAAATGTATTAGCCCTTCTTGTATTTCGCCGACTATTTGTAGTAACTTGGATACGTCTCATGCGCCAATGACGGAAATATATAGAGCCGTAGACGAACATCCTAAAGTCAAAAAGGCATTTATTGGTTCTGGTATTCGTTATGATATGTTGGTGCCAGAGTTTAATAAAAATGCTGATGTGGCAGATTTGGAAGAATATTCTGAACAGTTGATTACTCGTCACGTATCTGGTCGTTTAAAAGTAGCACCAGAACATACTTCGGATAATGTTCTAAAGATAATGCGCAAACCATCGTTTAAGCATTTTCACTCTTTTAAAAAGATGTTTGATCGAATCAATAGTAAGCATGATTTGAAGCAACAACTAATTCCTTATTTTATCTCTAGTCATCCTGGGTGTGAGTTGGAAGATATGGCTAATTTAGCAGCTGAAACAAAGGATATGGGCTTTCAGCTAGAACAGGTGCAAGATTTTACGCCAACACCAATGACCGTTGCAACGATTATTTACTATTCGGGTTATCATCCATATACCTTACAACCTACTTTTACCCCCAAAGCTGAAGATGAAAAAAGAGACCAACACCGCTTTTTCTTTTGGTACAAACAAGAAAATCATCGTTGGATTAAAAATGTGTTGAGCAAGGCTAATCGCCAAGATTTGATCAATCAACTCCTCTCTTCTGCAGCTCCAAAGGGGAGTAGTCCTAAGAACAGAAAAGGACCCAAAGGACGAAACAACAAGGCTTACAAGAAAAATTTTCATAAAAAAAAGAAACGAAACTCCACTCTTTCTAGAAAAAATGATCATTAA